One genomic window of Polyangium aurulentum includes the following:
- a CDS encoding D-alanine--D-alanine ligase family protein — MRIALTHNLKLTGSPEEAEFDSPATIDALSEALGRAGHDVERIEVSGPPSRVIARLEALSPDLVFNTAEGHKGKTREAFYPALLDELGFPYTGSDAYTLCVTLDKTLTKRILTGYGIPTPRGRLVTRATIENGALDDITFPVIVKPNFEGSSKGISGDFSVCEDSYQLAQVVDRQLSRFPAGLIVERYLRGIDVSCAFVEGLGHDGLLEPIEYVVDPRFSNLYNVYDFHLKNVRPEHVTLRVAELPGEVLERIKSLSRRIVRAFDLKDMGRCEFRVTPRSPSSQHGYDVHFLEVDALPSLDPSAGLFLAARRSGAEFDDVIRAIVKSACKRRGITSLLESTTARKQKKGLRVGFTFNMKREGGGDAEAEFDSPTTIQAIANAIESYGHTVVPLEAKPDLPHQLMAARPDVVFNIAEGLRGRGRESQVPALCELLGIPYSGSDPTTLSLCLDKGLTKQILRAAGIDTPDWQVLTTGREKMKPFRYPVIVKPNAEGTSKGITSASVVNDEPSARAAAKLLLERYGQPALVEEYIVGREFTVGLLGERRPKVLPPMEVVFIEKKEHPVYGYEEKQYGTSRVRFECPAQLTAAEVKRLDKVARDTFTALGCRDVARIDLRMTKDGTVFVIECNPLPGLTPDFSDLCNIGKVAGMDYRTLIGEILAGCIKRYREQRAAAAPLGVPNAPALAPPPAAPTPMRATSSAPQTSTALALPLTTALPSPPPPKLNGT; from the coding sequence GTGCGCATCGCCCTCACGCACAACCTCAAGCTCACCGGCTCCCCCGAAGAGGCGGAGTTCGACAGTCCTGCAACCATCGACGCGCTCTCCGAGGCGCTCGGTCGCGCCGGCCACGACGTCGAGCGCATCGAGGTCTCGGGGCCGCCGTCGCGCGTCATCGCGCGGCTCGAGGCCCTGTCGCCCGACCTCGTGTTCAACACGGCCGAGGGGCACAAGGGAAAGACCCGCGAGGCGTTTTACCCCGCGCTCCTCGACGAGCTCGGGTTCCCCTACACGGGATCGGACGCGTACACGCTCTGCGTGACGCTCGACAAGACGCTCACCAAGCGCATCTTGACGGGCTACGGCATCCCCACGCCGCGCGGCAGGCTCGTCACGCGAGCGACGATCGAGAACGGCGCGCTCGACGACATCACCTTCCCGGTGATCGTGAAGCCGAACTTCGAGGGCTCCTCCAAGGGCATCTCCGGCGACTTCAGCGTGTGCGAGGACAGCTACCAGCTCGCCCAGGTGGTCGACCGGCAGCTGTCGCGCTTCCCCGCGGGGCTCATCGTCGAGCGCTACCTGCGCGGCATCGACGTCTCCTGCGCGTTCGTCGAGGGACTCGGCCATGACGGCCTCCTCGAGCCCATCGAGTACGTGGTCGATCCGCGGTTCTCGAACCTCTACAACGTCTACGACTTCCACCTGAAGAACGTGCGGCCCGAGCACGTCACGCTGCGCGTCGCGGAGCTGCCGGGCGAGGTGCTCGAGCGCATCAAGTCGCTGTCGCGCCGCATCGTGCGCGCCTTCGATCTCAAGGACATGGGCCGCTGCGAGTTCCGCGTGACGCCCCGCTCGCCGTCGTCGCAGCACGGCTACGACGTGCACTTTCTCGAGGTCGACGCGCTGCCCTCGCTCGACCCGTCCGCGGGCCTGTTCCTCGCCGCGAGGCGCAGCGGGGCCGAGTTCGACGACGTGATCCGCGCGATCGTCAAGAGCGCATGCAAGCGCCGCGGCATCACGTCGCTGCTCGAGAGCACGACGGCGCGCAAGCAGAAGAAGGGCCTGCGCGTGGGCTTCACGTTCAACATGAAGCGCGAGGGCGGAGGCGACGCCGAGGCCGAGTTCGACTCGCCGACGACGATCCAGGCGATCGCGAACGCGATCGAGAGCTACGGGCACACGGTGGTGCCGCTCGAGGCCAAGCCCGATCTGCCGCACCAGCTCATGGCCGCGCGCCCCGACGTGGTCTTCAACATCGCCGAGGGCCTGCGCGGACGCGGCCGCGAGTCGCAGGTGCCCGCGCTCTGCGAGCTGCTCGGCATCCCCTACAGCGGCAGCGACCCGACGACCCTCTCGCTCTGCCTGGACAAGGGCCTCACCAAGCAGATCCTGCGCGCCGCGGGCATCGACACGCCCGACTGGCAGGTGCTCACGACGGGCCGCGAGAAGATGAAGCCCTTCCGCTACCCGGTGATCGTCAAGCCGAACGCGGAGGGAACCTCGAAGGGCATCACGAGCGCGTCGGTCGTGAACGACGAGCCGAGCGCGCGCGCGGCGGCGAAGCTCCTGCTCGAGCGCTACGGCCAGCCCGCGCTCGTCGAGGAGTACATCGTCGGTCGCGAGTTCACGGTGGGCCTGCTCGGCGAGCGCAGGCCGAAGGTGCTGCCTCCGATGGAGGTCGTCTTCATCGAGAAGAAAGAGCACCCGGTCTACGGCTACGAGGAGAAGCAGTACGGCACGAGCCGCGTGCGCTTCGAGTGCCCGGCGCAGCTCACGGCGGCCGAGGTGAAGCGGCTCGACAAGGTCGCGCGCGACACGTTCACCGCGCTCGGCTGCCGCGACGTCGCCCGCATCGACCTGCGCATGACGAAGGACGGCACGGTGTTCGTCATCGAGTGCAACCCGCTGCCCGGCCTCACGCCCGATTTCAGCGACCTTTGCAATATCGGGAAGGTGGCGGGCATGGACTACCGGACGCTCATCGGCGAGATCCTCGCCGGGTGCATCAAGCGCTACCGCGAGCAGCGCGCCGCCGCCGCGCCGCTCGGCGTGCCGAACGCGCCGGCCCTCGCGCCACCGCCCGCCGCGCCCACGCCCATGCGCGCGACCTCGTCCGCCCCGCAGACGTCGACCGCGCTCGCGCTGCCCCTGACGACGGCCCTGCCCTCCCCGCCGCCGCCCAAGCTCAACGGGACCTGA
- a CDS encoding tetratricopeptide repeat protein produces MIRPRPCTSGPRTRPLRAAALALVLFTSHASFAPRAAMAQDYATRSAARKLGEEGIALYDRGMYVEALEKFNLADQLVPAPTLGLRAARCLIKLGRLVEASERLLEVTRMELDRAQMTPAFRKAQIEALSEREKLLPRIPSLTIEVTGPVGLGITVYVDKKQIPSAMLGQKRPVDPGGHEIEVRRGSTSVKKSIELAEGAQERAVVELPPLPTTKPEPDPTWRAIGWVSAGIGAGGMIAFGVNGALALSTQSELVEKCGEDRTCPPQFHGQADVFDMLRGATTAGLVIGIVGLGVGVPLLVATPKKAPKDDKPQGATPPVAWTPFIGPASAGVRGTF; encoded by the coding sequence ATGATCCGCCCCCGCCCCTGCACCTCCGGTCCGAGGACGCGCCCGCTTCGCGCCGCAGCGCTCGCGCTCGTGCTCTTCACGTCGCACGCCTCCTTCGCGCCGCGCGCCGCGATGGCGCAGGATTACGCAACGCGCAGCGCGGCGCGCAAGCTCGGCGAGGAGGGCATCGCCCTCTACGACAGGGGCATGTACGTCGAGGCGCTCGAGAAGTTCAACCTCGCCGATCAGCTCGTCCCCGCGCCCACCCTGGGGCTGCGCGCGGCGCGCTGCCTGATCAAGCTCGGCCGGCTCGTGGAGGCGTCCGAGCGGCTGCTCGAGGTGACGCGCATGGAGCTCGATCGCGCGCAGATGACGCCCGCGTTTCGCAAGGCGCAGATCGAGGCGCTCTCCGAGCGCGAGAAGCTCCTACCGCGCATCCCGAGCCTGACCATCGAGGTGACGGGCCCGGTGGGCCTGGGGATCACAGTCTACGTCGACAAGAAGCAGATCCCCTCGGCGATGCTCGGTCAGAAGCGGCCGGTGGATCCCGGAGGGCACGAGATCGAGGTGCGCCGCGGCTCGACGTCGGTGAAGAAGTCGATCGAGCTCGCGGAAGGAGCGCAGGAGAGGGCCGTGGTGGAGCTGCCGCCCTTGCCCACGACCAAGCCCGAGCCCGATCCGACGTGGCGCGCGATCGGCTGGGTGAGCGCGGGCATCGGCGCGGGCGGGATGATCGCCTTCGGCGTGAATGGCGCGCTCGCGCTCTCGACGCAGAGCGAACTCGTGGAGAAGTGCGGCGAGGACCGCACGTGCCCGCCCCAGTTCCACGGCCAGGCCGACGTCTTCGACATGCTGCGCGGGGCGACCACGGCGGGGCTCGTGATCGGGATCGTGGGGCTCGGGGTGGGCGTGCCGCTGCTCGTCGCCACGCCCAAGAAGGCGCCGAAGGACGACAAACCGCAGGGCGCGACGCCGCCCGTCGCGTGGACGCCCTTCATCGGGCCCGCGAGCGCAGGGGTCCGCGGGACCTTCTGA
- a CDS encoding response regulator: MSRVLIIDDDPDFGERAASCLQHAGVFARFHKGPFGSLHAIRETGCDIVLVDVDMPRLDGGLLVKMIREAYGLGRTRIMLVGDKEDEELRELAAIVGAHGYVSKSASSGVIVDRVLGLGAMRSIRPSTELA, from the coding sequence ATGTCTCGAGTGCTCATCATCGACGATGACCCGGATTTCGGCGAGCGGGCCGCATCGTGCTTGCAGCACGCAGGGGTCTTCGCGCGATTCCACAAGGGCCCCTTCGGCAGCCTGCACGCGATCCGCGAGACCGGCTGCGACATCGTGCTCGTCGACGTCGACATGCCCAGGCTCGACGGCGGGCTGCTCGTGAAGATGATCCGCGAGGCGTATGGCCTCGGCCGCACGCGGATCATGCTCGTCGGCGACAAAGAGGACGAGGAGCTGCGCGAGCTGGCCGCGATCGTCGGCGCCCACGGCTACGTCTCGAAGAGCGCGAGCAGCGGCGTGATCGTCGACAGGGTGCTCGGGCTCGGCGCGATGCGCTCGATCCGCCCCTCGACCGAGCTCGCCTGA
- a CDS encoding serine/threonine protein kinase → MSSSPNDSSGIRLSPWATGSLIGGKYRLSSPIGAGGMGQVWRAEHTTLGTHVAVKLVDLAASQNPQETMARFLHEARAAARIKNANVVQTIDHGAQGHVAYIVMEMLEGESLGRRLSRTGTVPPPDMVRIFRELARALEKAHAQGIVHRDLKPENIFLAVEDGREVVKILDFGIAKMTDSAHDPALKTQAGTVLGTPAYMSPEQVLGKPVDWRSDLWQLAVIAFECVTGKRPFHGTTLGELFMKICSAPLPVPSQMGPAPIGFDAWFARAAQREPQDRFQSARELSETLALVLLRAPGGGAATVPLASTGRTDTLGVTGRSVAWSSGARVPRKAILGLALMPVLLLGIVGAMLIVGRDRGPAASDVGVAPEPRPIATAAAPSPSPSPVAPPAPAPTPAPTPVAADAGPAAPSASAPDAGKPRPHVGSTRKTKDDNDLGF, encoded by the coding sequence GTGAGCTCCTCCCCGAACGACTCCTCCGGCATCCGCCTGAGCCCTTGGGCGACGGGCTCGCTCATCGGGGGAAAGTACCGCCTCAGCTCGCCGATCGGCGCGGGCGGCATGGGACAGGTCTGGCGCGCCGAGCACACGACGCTCGGCACGCATGTGGCGGTGAAGCTCGTCGATCTCGCCGCCTCGCAGAACCCGCAGGAGACGATGGCGCGCTTCCTCCACGAGGCGCGCGCGGCGGCGCGGATCAAGAACGCCAACGTGGTGCAGACGATCGACCACGGCGCGCAGGGCCACGTCGCGTACATCGTGATGGAGATGCTCGAGGGCGAGAGCCTCGGCCGGAGGCTCTCGCGCACGGGCACGGTGCCGCCCCCGGACATGGTGCGCATCTTCCGCGAGCTTGCGCGCGCGCTCGAGAAGGCGCACGCGCAGGGGATCGTCCACCGCGATCTGAAGCCCGAGAACATCTTCCTCGCGGTCGAGGACGGGCGCGAGGTGGTGAAGATCCTCGACTTCGGCATCGCGAAGATGACCGACTCGGCGCACGACCCGGCGCTGAAGACGCAAGCGGGCACGGTGCTGGGGACGCCCGCGTACATGAGCCCCGAGCAGGTGCTCGGCAAGCCCGTCGACTGGCGCTCGGACCTCTGGCAGCTCGCGGTGATCGCGTTCGAGTGCGTCACGGGCAAGCGGCCGTTTCACGGCACGACGCTCGGCGAGCTGTTCATGAAGATCTGCTCGGCGCCCTTGCCGGTGCCGTCGCAGATGGGGCCTGCGCCGATCGGCTTCGACGCGTGGTTCGCGCGCGCGGCGCAACGCGAGCCGCAGGACCGCTTCCAGTCGGCGCGCGAGCTGTCGGAGACGCTCGCGCTCGTGCTCTTGCGCGCGCCAGGCGGCGGGGCCGCGACGGTGCCGCTCGCGAGCACGGGCAGGACCGACACGCTCGGGGTGACGGGCCGCAGCGTGGCGTGGTCGAGCGGAGCGCGCGTCCCGCGCAAGGCGATCCTCGGGCTGGCGCTGATGCCGGTGCTCCTCCTGGGCATCGTGGGCGCCATGCTGATCGTGGGCCGCGACAGAGGGCCCGCGGCGAGCGACGTGGGCGTCGCGCCCGAGCCCCGGCCGATCGCGACCGCCGCCGCGCCGAGCCCCTCGCCGAGCCCCGTGGCCCCGCCCGCGCCCGCGCCCACGCCCGCGCCCACGCCCGTCGCGGCCGACGCTGGCCCAGCCGCGCCCTCGGCGAGCGCGCCCGACGCGGGCAAACCGAGGCCGCACGTGGGCTCCACACGCAAGACCAAGGACGACAACGACCTCGGCTTCTGA